The DNA segment CTGCGGGTGGCCGAGGCGCTCGAGCGAGAGGGCGTGGCCACGCTGCGGTGGGTGCCCACCGGGCCGGGCGCGGTGGTCGCCATGGAGGCGCTGGAGCGCGCGCTCGCGCCCGGCGACGTCGCGCTGGTCGCGCTGCAGGCCGTCAACCAGGAGACCGGCGCGCTCCAACCCATCGCCGACGCCATCGCGGCCTGCCACTCCCGGAACGTGCGCATCCACGTCGACGCCGTGCAGGCCTACGGGCGCGTGACGACCGACCACCTCTTCGGCGCCGACACGCTGGCGGTGGCCTCCCACAAGCTGCGCGGACCGAAGGGGATCGGCGCGCTCGTCGCGCGGCCGGGCGCGCGCCTCGCCGCCTACACGTTCGGCGGCTCGCAAGAGCGTGGCCTCCGCCCGGGCACGGTCGACCCGGTGGCGAGCGCGGGGTTCGCGGTCGCCCTCCGCCACGCCCGCGGCGGGCCCGCGCGCTACGCCGCGGTGGCCGCGCTGCGCGACGCGCTCGAGGCGGCGCTCGAGGGTGCCGCGGAGAGACCCGTGGAGCTCCGCCCCGCCGCCCGCGCGCCGCACGTGGCGAACCTGTTGTTCCCTGGGTTCGAGGGGCCTGAGCTCGTCGCCGCGCTCGACCTCGAGGGCGTGTCGGCGTCGAGCGGCAGCGCGTGCAGCGCCGGCACGAGCGAGCCTTCGCCCGTGCTCGCGGCCCTCGTGGGGCAGGCAGCGCGCGCGGCCGTGCGGTTCTCGCTCGGCGAGACCACGACCGAGGCCGACGTCGAGCACGCCGTGCGCGCGCTCCGGGTCATCCTCGCGCGCCGCGCCAGCCCGGGGGGGGGGGGGGGCGGGCCCCGGGCCCGGGGGCGGGGGGGGGGGGGGGGGGGGGGGGGGGGGGGGGGGGGGGGGGGGGGGGGGGGCCGGGGGGGGGGGGGGGGGGGGGGGGGGGGGGGGGGGGGGGGGGGGGGGGGGGGGCGGGGGCGGGGGGGGGGGGGGGGGGGGGGGGGGCGGGGGCCGGCCGAGTCCCTGGGAGCGTGATCCCTACGCTCCAGGTAGCGACGGCGTCTCAGGCTCGCGCGCTACTTCGCGGCGCCCGGCGCCGGGGCGGGGGCGGGGGCGCCAGAGAGCGGGATCGGGATCCAGAAGGCCTTCATCTGCGTGGCCGCGCCCTGGCGCTTGTAGCCCGCGAGGCCGAACATCACGTTCCAGAAATAGCCCGCGGGGTTCTCGCCGTACGAGAACAGCGGCGCAAAGTGGAACTGCCAGTCGAGGCCGCCGCTCACTTTGTGCTGCAAGTACACGGTGTTGCCAGCTACCTGAGTGATCTGCGCGTTCTTGGCCTCGGCGAAGCGCCAGAAGAGCGGGAACGCGACGGTCGAGCGCGACTCCGGGCTCGCGAAGTCCCACAGAATGGGCGCGAGCACAGTGTGCGACGACTTGCCCTCGCGCCCGAGGTACACGATCGGGTGGAGATCGGTCTCCCAGCCCTTGTAGCCTCGCTGCACGGTGAGGTTCGGGAAGGCCCAGAACGTGCGCGACTCGCCGTAGCGCTCGAAACGCGCGAACAGCGGGGTCCACAGAGAGCGCCCCTCGTTGCCGTGATCGCCGTAGTAGAAGGGGAAGAGCCCGCGCGCGGTGAAGCCCGTGTCCCGGTCGTCGTACGCGTAGTACATCGGGAGGATCGGGCCCGCGGTGGTGAGCGACGTGGCGCCGCTCCGCGTGGTCGAGTGCACGAACAGCGGCGTGACGGTGGTGTCGACCGTGGGCGTCGTGCGGTGCAGATAGCCGGGCACCGCGAAGAGCGTCCCGGTGGGCGAGGTGCCGTAGTGGAAGAACGGAAAGAGCGTGGTGTGCGACTCCTTCACGCCACCCGACTCGGGCTTCCCGCGGATCGAGAAGAACAGCGGCGCCACGTCGAACACGAACCGCTTCGGGTTCTCGTGCGTGATGACCGGGCCCACGACGGTGAACGAGCTCTCTTCGGCCTCGCGCTCGCGGTGGTAGTAGAGCAGCGGCGGGATGAGCGTGTAGGTCTTGCGCCCGCCCTCGACGTCGCCGTTGTCGCCGCGGAAGAAGAGCGGCGCGACGCCGAGGTCGACGTCGGTGCCCGTGCGGTCGCGGAAGTACGGGCCGACGAGCGTGAAGGCGCTCTTCGCGTTCCAGTGGGACGACGTGAGCAGCAGCGGAAAGTGGAAGTAGCCGCCGTCCGCGCGCGCGCCGGTGAAGGCGAGCGGGGCGATCCAATTGTCGTGCTCGCCGGGGGCCTCGCGGTGGGCGAGCGGGCCGAGCACGAAGGTGCGCGACGCGTCGTCGCGGACGTGCCACGCGAGCGGGAAGACCACGTCGGCGTCGTGCCGCGGTGAGCGCCGCCGGTAGTACACGAGCCCGAGCAGCGACTCGGTGTCCTCGGCGGACTCGAGCGAGAGCTTGGGGGTCGGGAGGAGGGCTCTTGGGTGAGGGGCGCCCGCCGCGGGGAGGCCCCGCGTGTGCTCGAGGTAGAAGGGCGGCAAGAAGCGGAAGCGGTAGTCGCCCTTCGACTCCTCGTAGACAGGGAAAAACGAGCGCTTCAGCGAGCCCATGGGCGACGGCTCCCCGCCGTCGTGGTCGGTGCCGATGCGGTCCTTCAGCTCCTCGGGGATGGCGGTGGGGTCCTGCGGCGCCTGAGCCTGCGGTTCGGCGCGGCCCGGCGCGCGTGGCGCGGCGTCGTCGTCGTCGCCCGCGGCCGGCTGGGCAGGGCCCGCGCCGCGCGGTGGTCCGCTCCCGCGCGGACCTCCACCCGGCGGCCGCTGCGCGAAGGCTGGCGCGGCGAGCGCGGCGAGCGCGGCGAGCGTGGCGAGCGTGGCGACCGCCGTCGCCGCGGTCGTAGCGGGCCGCCGCGCGCTCACGCGGGCGCTCCGGCGAGGCGCTCGCCGAGGACGCGCGCGACCTCACCCCGGCCGATCCGCTCCTGCGTGTGCGCCCCGAGGTTCTTGAGCTCGACCTGTCCGCCGTCGAGCTCCGCGTCGCCGAGCAGCACCGCGAAGGGCGCGCCGAGGCCGTTCGCGCGGCGGAGCATGCTCTTCATCGAGCCCCCGCGCGTGTCGACCTCCACAGCGAGGCCCGCGGCCCGCAGCTCTCGCGCGAGCACCAGCGCCGCGCCGACCGCCCGCTCGCCGAGGGGCGCGATCAGCGCCTGCACGTGGGGGCGCGTGGGGGGTGGCTCGGTCGCGATGAGGAGCCGCTCGAGCCCACCGGCGAAGCCGAGCGCGGGCACGCTGGGCCCGCCGAGCTCCTCCACCATGCGGTCGTAGCGGCCGCCGCCGATCAGGGTGTCGCCCGCGCCGAGCTTCTCGCGCGACCCTTTGATCTCGAAGAGCGTGCGCGTGTAGTAGTCGAGCCCGCGCACGAGGAGAGGGTCGACCTCGTAGGTGACTCCAAGCGCGTTCAAGTGCTCGACAAGCCTGGAGAAATGGGCGCGGTCTTCCGCCGTGAGGACCTCGGTGAGCGACGGCGCGCCCACGATCGCCTCGCGGTCCTTCGGGTTCTTCGAGTCGAGGATGCGGAGCGGGTTCTTCCCGAGGCGTCGCTGCGAGTCCTCCGACAGCGCGTCGCGTTTCGGCTCGAGGAACGCGACCAAGGCGTCCGCGTACGCCGCCCGTGTGCCCGGTCCGCCGATGGAGTTGACGAGGACGCGCGGCGCGGTGACGCCGGCCGCCGTCAGGAAGGCGACGAGCTCCGAGATCATCTCGGCGTCGCTCGCCGGCCCGGCGTCGCCGAAGCACTCGGCGCCGTACTGCCAGAACTGGCGGTAGCGGCCGAGCTGCGGTCGCTCCGCGCGGAACATGGGGCCGAGGTAGTACCAGCGGCTCACGGGCTCGGATTTGGCGACGTTGTGCTCTACGTACGCGCGCACGGCGCTCGCCGTGCCCTCGGGCCGGAGCGAGAGCCGGTCGTCGTGGTGGGCGAAGGTGTACATCTCCTTCTCGACGACGTCGGTCTCTTCGCCGATGGCCCTCGTGAAGAGCCCCGCCGGCTCCACGAGCGGCGTGCGGATCTCCCGGTAGCCGCCGAGCGCCATCGCGCTGCGAAACAGGCCCTCCAGCGCGTGCCAGCGGGCCACGTCGCCGGGCAGCACGTCGTTCATGCCTTTGACGGCGCGGATGGAAGGCGAAGCGGAGGGCGAGGCCATGGAAGAAGTGCCCGAGACGGCGGCCACAGAGGGGCGGTGGCGGGCGGGCCGACTTTTGCCTTTTCGCCCGAGCGGGGTCAAGGGGAAGCTTTCGCGGTGAGGGGCTGCATGCTAGCTCCACGCGACTGTGGGAGGAATGCACAAGGCGCGGGGCGCGCGTGCGTGCGCGCTCGATTTGGGTGGGGCACGCGTCGGCGTGGCGCTGGCAGACGAGCTCGGCCTGTACGCCCACCCGAGGGGCGTGCTGGCCGCGCGCCCGAGGCCCGCGCTCCTCGCGAGCATCGCCGCGTTCGCGCGCGAAGAGCGGGTGACCCACATCGTGTGCGGGCTGCCCCTCGACATGCGTGGCGGCGAGGGCGACGCCGCGAACAAAGCGCGTGATCTTGCACAGGAAATTGCCGACAGCACTGGGCTCTCGGTCGAGCTGTGGGACGAGCGCCTCACCACGGTGGAGGCGCGGCGTAACCTCGCGGCGAGCGAGGTGCACGGCGCGAAGGCGAAGGCGCGCATCGACGAGGCGTCGGCCGTGACGATCCTTCAGGCGTGGCTCGACCAGCGCCGCCATGCTCCGCGCTCGCGGGGCAGGCGGTGAGCGGCTCCCGCGGCGCCGGTGAAGCGCGCGAGGGGGGGCGTGGCGGCGGGGCGGACCGACGCCGACGCCGGCGCTCTCCGCGCTCGCGGGTGTCCGCGCCCACCATCGCCCGCGTGATCGCCGCGCTCCTGGTCACGACGCTCGTCACGTGCGCTGTCCTCCTCGAGGTGGTCTACCCGACCTCGAAAGGCCCGGGGACCGGCAAGGTCGTGACGTTCGTCGTGACGAAGGACCAGGGGGCCTTCGCCCGGAGCCAACAGCTCGCCGAGCTCGGCCTCGTGTCGAGCCCGCGCATCTTCGCGCTGTTCATGCTCTCGCACGGCGGCGCGTCCACCCCGGTGCCCGGACCGCACTTCGTGACCGACGACCTCGAGCCGGGCGAGCTGCTGAAGCGTCTGCAGCGCTTCGGGCTCGGGGCGCGCGTGAAGGTCACCATCCCCGAGGGCTTCACCCGCTTCGACATCGCCCGGCGCTTGGAGGAGAAGCGCGTGTGCAGCGCCGCGTCGTTCCTCGAGGCCAGCGTGCGGCCCGAGCTGCTGACGGAGCTCGGCCTCACCGGGTCCGCAGAGGGCTTTCTCTTCCCGGCGACGTACGAGTTTGCGGCCGACGCCGATCCCGATCACGTCATCCGTCGGATGAAGTCGGAGTTCGATCGTCGGCTGGCGCAGCTCCACCTCGCTCATTCGCTCTCCAAGAGCTCTCTCTCCGCCCAGCTCGGCTGGGGCACGCGCGAGCTCGTGGTGCTCGCCAGCATGGTCGAGAAGGAGGCCGTGGTGGACGACGAGCGGCCCCTCATCGCCGCGGTCTTCATGAACCGCCTCCGCGACCCGGCCTTCAAGCGCAAGGTGCTCCAGTGCGATCCCACCGCCGGATACGGCTGCCTCGTGCTCGGCGCGGCCGTGCCCGCGTGCGCCGGATACGCGGGCAAGATCACGCACGACATCAACTCGGCGCCGGAGAACACGTACTCCACGTACACGCACGAGGGGCTCCCGCCCGGGCCGATCTCGAACCCGGGCGCCAAGTCGCTCGAGGCCGCGGTCTCCCCTGCTAACACCAAGCATCTTTACTTCGTCGCTCGCGGCGGCGGTCGTCACGCGTTCTCGGAGACCTTCGACGACCACCACGCCGCCGTGAAGGCGTCGGGGCCGCGCACGCCCAAGGCCGCCCCCGCGCCATGAACCTGAGAGTGAGCCCGAAGGGGCGAACGCAGGTCTAGATGGCGAGCCCGAGCCGAAGGCGCGGTCCCGCCATGCACACGGCGAGTAGGATGGCGCCATGGAACCCTGGCTCAAGGCCGCGCTCGCGGGCGGCGTGTGTATCGGTGTGCACTACATGTTTTTGCGCGCCGCTTCGGGCAAAATCGGCGACAGCCTCGGTGCGCTGATCCTCGAGGGGACGGCGACCCTCGGCATCCTCGCGGCGTACGTCGGCCTGCCTCGGGGCGAGGCCGTCGCGACGACCCGCGTCGGGGGGGTCTACGCCGCGCTGAGCGGGCTCATGATCTCGGGGGCGAGCATCCTGCTCTTCTACGCCCTGCGGCGCGGCGGCCCGGTGGCGTCGACCGGCACCGTGGTGCTCGGTGGCGGCGTCACGCTGAGCGCCCTGCTCGCGCCGCTACTCTTCGGCGAGGCGTTCACCGCGCGGCGCGGGCTCGGCGTGCTGCTGGGGGTCTGCGCGATCTTCGTCC comes from the Myxococcales bacterium genome and includes:
- the mltG gene encoding endolytic transglycosylase MltG, yielding MSAPTIARVIAALLVTTLVTCAVLLEVVYPTSKGPGTGKVVTFVVTKDQGAFARSQQLAELGLVSSPRIFALFMLSHGGASTPVPGPHFVTDDLEPGELLKRLQRFGLGARVKVTIPEGFTRFDIARRLEEKRVCSAASFLEASVRPELLTELGLTGSAEGFLFPATYEFAADADPDHVIRRMKSEFDRRLAQLHLAHSLSKSSLSAQLGWGTRELVVLASMVEKEAVVDDERPLIAAVFMNRLRDPAFKRKVLQCDPTAGYGCLVLGAAVPACAGYAGKITHDINSAPENTYSTYTHEGLPPGPISNPGAKSLEAAVSPANTKHLYFVARGGGRHAFSETFDDHHAAVKASGPRTPKAAPAP
- the ruvX gene encoding Holliday junction resolvase RuvX, whose translation is MHKARGARACALDLGGARVGVALADELGLYAHPRGVLAARPRPALLASIAAFAREERVTHIVCGLPLDMRGGEGDAANKARDLAQEIADSTGLSVELWDERLTTVEARRNLAASEVHGAKAKARIDEASAVTILQAWLDQRRHAPRSRGRR
- a CDS encoding cysteine desulfurase produces the protein MSDRATVPEREPSRAYLDWNATAPPLEAALVAMHEAGRIAWANPASVHGDGRRARRLVEEARAEVAALTGYNPRDVVLTSGGTEANNLAIRSAFSDVRGVLVLSRAEHPSVLRVAEALEREGVATLRWVPTGPGAVVAMEALERALAPGDVALVALQAVNQETGALQPIADAIAACHSRNVRIHVDAVQAYGRVTTDHLFGADTLAVASHKLRGPKGIGALVARPGARLAAYTFGGSQERGLRPGTVDPVASAGFAVALRHARGGPARYAAVAALRDALEAALEGAAERPVELRPAARAPHVANLLFPGFEGPELVAALDLEGVSASSGSACSAGTSEPSPVLAALVGQAARAAVRFSLGETTTEADVEHAVRALRVILARRASPGGGGGGPRARGRGGGGGGGGGGGGGGGGGRGGGGGGGGGGGGGGGGGRGRGGGGGGGGRGPAESLGA
- a CDS encoding histidine--tRNA ligase — translated: MASPSASPSIRAVKGMNDVLPGDVARWHALEGLFRSAMALGGYREIRTPLVEPAGLFTRAIGEETDVVEKEMYTFAHHDDRLSLRPEGTASAVRAYVEHNVAKSEPVSRWYYLGPMFRAERPQLGRYRQFWQYGAECFGDAGPASDAEMISELVAFLTAAGVTAPRVLVNSIGGPGTRAAYADALVAFLEPKRDALSEDSQRRLGKNPLRILDSKNPKDREAIVGAPSLTEVLTAEDRAHFSRLVEHLNALGVTYEVDPLLVRGLDYYTRTLFEIKGSREKLGAGDTLIGGGRYDRMVEELGGPSVPALGFAGGLERLLIATEPPPTRPHVQALIAPLGERAVGAALVLARELRAAGLAVEVDTRGGSMKSMLRRANGLGAPFAVLLGDAELDGGQVELKNLGAHTQERIGRGEVARVLGERLAGAPA